A DNA window from Microcystis aeruginosa NIES-843 contains the following coding sequences:
- a CDS encoding IS607 family transposase has protein sequence MDMKLSDYAKKTGISYRTAWRWWKQGNLTGYQLPSGTIIITDDNHSKPDLIACIYARVSSAENKDNLDRQADRLKDYAVARGYKIYKVVKEVGSGLNDNRQQLAKILVDPNYNVLIVEHKDRLARFGTNYLEILLKELDKKLEFVNQSEDNQDELMSDLIAIITSFCSRIYGLRRSKRKTEKIIAELKDNG, from the coding sequence ATAGATATGAAACTATCAGACTATGCAAAAAAAACAGGAATAAGTTATCGAACGGCTTGGAGGTGGTGGAAACAAGGGAATTTAACAGGTTATCAATTGCCTTCTGGTACAATTATCATAACGGATGACAACCATTCAAAACCCGACTTGATAGCCTGCATTTATGCAAGAGTTTCCAGTGCCGAAAATAAAGACAATCTAGATAGACAAGCTGACCGATTAAAAGATTATGCTGTTGCCAGAGGCTACAAAATCTACAAAGTTGTCAAAGAAGTAGGCAGTGGATTAAACGATAATCGCCAACAATTAGCCAAAATTCTAGTTGACCCCAATTATAATGTTTTAATTGTTGAACACAAAGACCGTCTAGCCAGATTTGGTACTAATTATCTAGAAATCTTGTTAAAAGAACTAGATAAAAAACTGGAGTTTGTCAATCAAAGTGAGGATAATCAGGATGAGTTGATGTCAGATTTAATAGCGATTATCACCTCTTTTTGTTCTCGAATTTACGGATTAAGAAGGTCGAAAAGAAAGACAGAAAAGATTATAGCTGAGTTAAAAGACAACGGATAA
- the cobJ gene encoding precorrin-3B C(17)-methyltransferase, translated as MKPPAILILGETSLPVARQVQMALPEAIIYGLIDRTHSADFTYTNFGETVREFFQTGTPIIGICAAGILIRTLAPLLTNKWQEPPVLAIAEDGSAVVPLLGGLQGVNDLARQIASVWQISPAITTTGDIRFKTTLLSPPPGYQLVNPDDAKKFLADLLAGEKVKLIGEADWLKNSNLPISSAAKLSIEIIDKNNLNLAKPSTACLVYLYEESQQIKEKSSLSPGDFAQESQGKLAIVGTGPGALNWMSPEVREVLEKATDWVGYKTYLDLVESLRKPEIVRHESDNRVELDRAEMALDLAAKGRSVVLVSSGDPGIYAMAAAVFEVLEKKAKPAWDAIAIQVCPGISAMQAAAARVGALLGHDFCAISLSDILKSWQVISQRIELAARADLAIAFYNPVSQERTWQLEKAKEILLQWRSPQTPVVLARNLGRKGETVTVKFLEDMTIKDADMRTIILIGSSKTRLIEQGKTKQWVYTPRHY; from the coding sequence AGCCTCCCCGTTGCTCGTCAAGTGCAAATGGCCCTACCGGAAGCAATAATTTATGGGTTAATAGATCGTACCCATTCGGCTGATTTTACCTATACTAATTTTGGCGAAACGGTGCGAGAATTTTTCCAGACGGGAACGCCAATTATTGGCATTTGTGCGGCGGGTATTTTAATTCGCACTTTAGCACCTTTATTAACTAATAAATGGCAAGAACCACCTGTATTAGCAATCGCAGAAGATGGCAGCGCCGTAGTGCCTTTGTTGGGGGGTTTACAAGGGGTTAATGATCTCGCTCGTCAAATTGCCTCGGTTTGGCAAATTTCCCCCGCAATTACCACCACTGGTGATATTAGATTTAAAACGACTTTATTATCGCCACCCCCGGGTTATCAGTTAGTTAATCCCGATGATGCTAAGAAGTTTCTTGCCGATTTATTGGCGGGTGAAAAAGTAAAATTAATTGGTGAAGCAGACTGGTTAAAAAATAGTAATTTACCGATTTCATCAGCAGCAAAACTGAGCATTGAGATTATCGATAAAAATAACTTAAACTTGGCAAAACCTAGCACTGCCTGTTTAGTTTATCTGTATGAGGAAAGCCAGCAAATTAAGGAAAAATCCAGTTTGTCCCCAGGGGATTTTGCCCAGGAAAGTCAAGGTAAATTAGCCATAGTCGGAACTGGACCGGGTGCGCTAAATTGGATGTCGCCGGAAGTTCGAGAAGTATTGGAAAAAGCCACGGATTGGGTGGGTTATAAAACCTATTTGGATTTGGTAGAATCCCTGCGAAAACCAGAAATTGTCCGCCATGAATCGGATAATCGGGTGGAACTTGATCGCGCGGAAATGGCCCTAGATTTAGCGGCTAAGGGGCGATCGGTTGTCTTAGTTTCTTCCGGAGATCCCGGAATTTATGCCATGGCCGCGGCCGTGTTTGAGGTATTAGAAAAAAAAGCAAAACCAGCATGGGATGCGATCGCCATTCAGGTCTGTCCGGGGATTTCGGCGATGCAAGCGGCGGCCGCCAGGGTTGGCGCACTTTTAGGACATGATTTTTGTGCGATTTCCCTATCGGATATTCTCAAATCTTGGCAGGTGATTTCTCAGCGCATTGAGTTAGCGGCCCGAGCCGATTTAGCGATCGCATTTTATAATCCTGTGTCTCAAGAGCGCACTTGGCAATTGGAGAAGGCAAAAGAGATTTTATTACAATGGCGCTCGCCGCAAACTCCTGTGGTACTAGCGCGTAATTTAGGGCGAAAAGGGGAAACAGTGACGGTGAAATTCCTAGAGGATATGACTATTAAAGATGCGGATATGCGAACCATAATTTTGATTGGATCGAGTAAAACTCGCCTGATTGAGCAGGGTAAAACCAAGCAATGGGTTTATACTCCACGTCACTATTAA